One genomic window of Gallaecimonas sp. GXIMD4217 includes the following:
- a CDS encoding MJ1255/VC2487 family glycosyltransferase, whose protein sequence is MRILYGVQGTGNGHITRARVMAKALAERNVKVDYLFSGRPAEAFFDMEPFGDYRIRKGLTFVTANGRVQLGQTLRQSRLLQFRRDIRELDLSGYDLVLNDFEPVSAWAARRQQVPCIGISHQAAFLQPIPKDGENLVARLLMRHFAPVDVEMGVHWYHFGHKLLPPIIEDHGHQGPLKHDKVVVYLPFEALDQVVALLENFPDYEFHCYHPDARHEDRGHIHLRPPSRHQFPRDLAEAVGVMANGGFELPSEALKLGKKLLLKPLHGQFEQLSNVLTLRQLGLASVMYELSAVDLDAWLELPPAQPINYPNVAEALVDWVLAGAWDDHEQLCQSLWRQVAFPSYCKLSASSAKS, encoded by the coding sequence ATGCGCATACTCTACGGTGTACAAGGCACAGGTAATGGCCACATTACCCGTGCCCGCGTGATGGCCAAGGCCCTGGCCGAGCGCAATGTGAAGGTGGATTACCTGTTCTCCGGCCGCCCCGCCGAGGCCTTCTTCGACATGGAGCCCTTCGGCGACTACCGGATCCGCAAGGGCCTGACCTTCGTCACCGCCAACGGCAGGGTGCAGCTGGGCCAGACCCTGCGCCAGAGCAGGCTGCTGCAGTTTCGCCGCGACATCCGCGAGCTGGATCTGAGCGGCTACGATCTGGTGCTCAACGACTTCGAACCGGTCAGCGCCTGGGCGGCGCGGCGCCAGCAGGTGCCCTGCATCGGCATCAGCCACCAGGCCGCCTTCCTGCAGCCCATCCCCAAGGACGGCGAGAACCTGGTGGCGCGGCTGCTGATGCGCCACTTCGCACCTGTGGATGTGGAGATGGGCGTGCACTGGTACCACTTCGGCCACAAGCTGCTGCCGCCCATCATCGAGGATCACGGCCACCAGGGGCCGCTCAAGCACGACAAGGTGGTGGTCTACCTGCCCTTCGAGGCCCTGGATCAGGTGGTGGCCCTGCTGGAGAACTTCCCGGACTACGAGTTCCATTGCTACCACCCCGATGCCAGGCACGAGGACAGGGGCCATATCCACCTGCGACCGCCGTCCCGGCACCAGTTCCCCCGGGATCTGGCCGAGGCGGTGGGGGTGATGGCCAATGGTGGTTTCGAGCTGCCGTCAGAGGCCCTGAAGCTGGGCAAGAAGCTGCTGCTCAAGCCCCTGCATGGCCAGTTCGAGCAGCTGTCCAACGTGCTGACGTTGCGCCAGCTGGGCCTGGCCAGCGTCATGTACGAGCTGTCGGCGGTGGATCTGGATGCCTGGCTGGAGTTGCCGCCGGCCCAGCCCATCAACTACCCCAATGTGGCCGAGGCCCTGGTGGACTGGGTGCTGGCCGGCGCCTGGGACGACCACGAACAGCTCTGCCAGTCGCTGTGGCGGCAGGTGGCCTTTCCCAGTTACTGCAAGTTGTCGGCGTCGTCGGCCAAGAGCTGA
- a CDS encoding phosphatase PAP2 family protein: MRLMALTTLDHRLFLLSQSHQYWRQLAVVARWVSRSGDGPLYAVFALSLWLAAVPGANAFLVDALQAFALELPLYLLLKNTIKRRRPAVALPGCQAFIEPSDRFSLPSGHTAAAFVMAVCISAHYPAMAVLVLPWAAAIGLSRLALGVHFPTDILAGACLGSLAALFALL; this comes from the coding sequence ATGCGTTTGATGGCTCTGACAACCCTGGATCATCGGCTGTTCCTGCTCAGCCAGTCACACCAGTACTGGCGCCAGCTGGCGGTGGTGGCCAGGTGGGTTTCCCGCAGCGGCGACGGCCCCCTCTACGCCGTCTTCGCCCTCAGCCTGTGGCTGGCGGCGGTGCCCGGTGCCAACGCCTTCCTGGTCGACGCCCTGCAGGCCTTTGCCCTGGAGCTGCCCCTGTACCTGCTGCTCAAGAACACCATCAAGCGGCGCCGCCCGGCCGTGGCCCTGCCCGGCTGCCAGGCCTTCATCGAGCCGTCCGACCGTTTCAGCCTGCCGTCGGGCCACACCGCGGCGGCCTTCGTGATGGCGGTATGCATCAGCGCCCATTACCCGGCCATGGCCGTGCTGGTGCTGCCCTGGGCGGCGGCCATAGGCTTGTCGCGCCTGGCCCTTGGGGTGCACTTTCCCACCGATATTCTTGCCGGCGCCTGCCTGGGCAGCCTGGCAGCCCTGTTCGCCCTGCTCTGA
- a CDS encoding lipid-binding SYLF domain-containing protein, giving the protein MRLLCSVLLALLVGLWPGAASAEVPANGLQQEVDEAIDAFLESDPGLKVFFNRAHGYVVFPKVGKAGLLLGGAYGKGLVYRKGQLVGKAKLRQMTLGFQIGGQTYRQLIFFKNKAAFERFTQEKLELGAQASAVALDAGASTNVDYSQGVAVFTLAIGGLMYEASLSGQVFSYSPYGK; this is encoded by the coding sequence ATGAGATTACTTTGCTCAGTACTCCTTGCGCTGCTGGTGGGCCTGTGGCCCGGCGCCGCCAGTGCCGAGGTACCGGCAAATGGCCTGCAGCAGGAGGTGGACGAGGCCATCGACGCCTTCCTGGAATCCGATCCCGGTCTCAAGGTCTTCTTCAACCGCGCCCATGGCTATGTGGTCTTTCCCAAGGTAGGCAAGGCCGGCCTGCTGCTGGGGGGCGCCTACGGCAAGGGCCTGGTCTACCGCAAGGGCCAGCTGGTGGGCAAGGCCAAGCTCAGGCAGATGACCCTGGGCTTCCAGATCGGCGGCCAGACCTACCGCCAGCTGATCTTCTTCAAGAACAAGGCCGCCTTCGAACGCTTCACCCAGGAGAAGCTGGAGCTTGGTGCCCAGGCCTCGGCCGTGGCCCTGGATGCCGGCGCCAGCACCAACGTGGACTACAGCCAGGGCGTGGCGGTGTTCACCCTGGCCATAGGCGGCCTGATGTACGAGGCCTCCCTGTCCGGGCAGGTGTTCAGCTACAGCCCCTACGGTAAGTAA
- the rraA gene encoding ribonuclease E activity regulator RraA translates to MEYNTSALCDTYIDMVDVVEPMFVSYGGRASFGGQLTTVKCFEDNGVIRELLEEDGKGRVLLVDGGGSLRRALVDGELAELAASNNWEGLVIYGCVREVDALEELDIGIQALASFPVGAEGEGIGEADVAVNFGGVTFLPEDFLYADETGIVLSPEALDLA, encoded by the coding sequence ATGGAATACAATACGTCAGCTCTTTGCGACACCTATATCGACATGGTCGACGTGGTCGAACCCATGTTCGTCTCTTATGGCGGACGCGCCTCCTTTGGTGGCCAGCTCACCACGGTGAAGTGCTTCGAGGACAACGGCGTCATCCGCGAGCTGCTGGAGGAAGACGGCAAGGGCCGGGTCCTGCTAGTGGACGGCGGCGGCTCCCTGCGCCGGGCCCTGGTGGACGGCGAGCTGGCCGAACTGGCCGCCAGCAACAACTGGGAAGGCCTGGTGATCTACGGCTGCGTGCGCGAGGTCGACGCCCTGGAGGAGCTGGATATCGGCATCCAGGCCCTGGCCAGCTTCCCGGTCGGTGCCGAGGGCGAAGGCATAGGCGAGGCCGACGTGGCCGTGAACTTCGGCGGCGTCACCTTCCTGCCCGAGGATTTCCTCTACGCCGACGAGACCGGCATAGTGCTGTCGCCGGAAGCCCTGGATCTGGCCTGA
- a CDS encoding cell division protein ZapB codes for MSLELLEKLEAKVQAAVDTIGLLQMEIEELKTEKEQLGQNNEQLQAENARIKEELGAVQGRINAVLGKIAQVDDLL; via the coding sequence ATGTCATTGGAATTGCTTGAGAAGCTGGAAGCAAAGGTACAGGCGGCGGTGGACACCATCGGCCTGCTGCAGATGGAAATCGAAGAGCTGAAAACCGAAAAAGAACAGCTTGGCCAGAACAACGAGCAGCTGCAGGCGGAAAACGCCCGCATCAAGGAAGAGCTGGGCGCGGTGCAGGGCCGCATCAACGCCGTGCTGGGCAAGATAGCCCAGGTCGACGACCTGCTCTGA
- a CDS encoding formimidoylglutamase, with protein MTLKVFRHIDIAPLVAHRPLETKLGEALMLLPQGDDLADRLAKAKQLGARFAILGVPEDLGPKANMGRGGSQLGWQAFLSRFLNLQSHGSLAPQSILLLGELELNDLQEQGDALSNQRPEQLARLRDLVGEVDKRLRPVIKALADAGLIPIVIGGGHNNAYPILAGMHDALGQPLAVLNVDPHADFRPPEGRHSGNGFRYAHDEGALAAYQVLAFNPLKNSASSQQALAEAGFGGVSYQQLYVERSVTLGEALTRCSKQLLGGHPTGLELDLDAISFLPASAYTNAGMPLADAEHLIFKGARLLRPSYLHLCEGAPARHPAGSQHGMSDVGQATAALVTAFIQAMND; from the coding sequence ATGACCCTGAAGGTCTTTAGACACATCGACATCGCCCCCCTGGTGGCGCACAGACCCCTGGAAACCAAGCTGGGCGAAGCCCTGATGCTGCTGCCCCAGGGCGACGATCTGGCCGATCGCCTGGCCAAGGCCAAACAGCTCGGCGCCCGTTTCGCCATCCTCGGCGTACCCGAGGATCTGGGTCCCAAGGCCAACATGGGCCGGGGCGGCTCTCAGCTCGGCTGGCAGGCCTTCCTGAGCCGCTTTCTGAACCTGCAGAGCCACGGCTCCCTCGCCCCCCAGTCTATCCTGCTGCTGGGCGAACTGGAGCTGAACGACCTGCAGGAGCAGGGCGATGCCCTCTCCAACCAGCGCCCCGAGCAGCTGGCCCGGCTGCGGGATCTGGTCGGCGAGGTAGACAAACGCTTGCGTCCCGTGATCAAGGCCCTGGCCGACGCCGGGCTGATCCCCATCGTCATCGGTGGCGGCCACAACAACGCCTACCCCATACTGGCCGGCATGCACGACGCCCTGGGCCAGCCGCTGGCGGTGCTGAACGTGGATCCCCATGCCGACTTCCGGCCGCCGGAAGGCCGCCACTCCGGCAACGGCTTCCGCTACGCCCATGACGAGGGTGCCCTGGCCGCTTACCAGGTGCTGGCCTTCAACCCCTTGAAGAACTCCGCATCCAGCCAGCAGGCCTTGGCCGAGGCCGGCTTCGGCGGCGTCAGCTACCAGCAGCTCTATGTGGAGCGCTCCGTGACCCTGGGCGAGGCCCTGACCCGGTGCAGCAAGCAGCTGCTGGGTGGCCACCCCACCGGCCTGGAGCTGGATCTGGACGCCATCAGCTTCCTGCCCGCCAGCGCCTACACCAACGCCGGCATGCCCCTGGCCGACGCCGAGCACCTGATCTTCAAGGGTGCCCGCCTGCTCAGGCCCAGTTACCTGCACCTGTGCGAAGGGGCCCCGGCCCGGCACCCGGCCGGCAGCCAGCACGGCATGAGCGACGTGGGCCAGGCCACGGCGGCCCTGGTCACCGCCTTTATCCAGGCCATGAACGACTAA
- a CDS encoding LysR family transcriptional regulator, with translation MSRLDLNLLRIFEALLATKSVSRAARALHLSQSTVSHALARLREQLDDPLFVQSRDGMQPTPRAQALAPAFGQALSLVEEAVSQRQRFVPAEAQRRFTLAGGSYFDMVLLPPLMAALAEQAPGVSLRLTGLGPSDYEKELEEGELDLVVGFAAPRHLSHRLARVELVTESLSLLSGRPLPAELSPAWLGEQQHIYPSDWGHSQLLLDNWLRLHGVERRIRLQVPDFLAVPGLLARTELVVVLPSAVARQFAEQHGLHERALPEAALRFTQVLAWHPRFAVDPGLVWLKSQILAVAAHP, from the coding sequence ATGAGCCGCCTGGATCTCAACCTGCTGCGCATCTTCGAGGCCTTGCTGGCCACCAAGTCGGTGTCCAGGGCCGCCCGGGCGCTGCACCTGTCCCAGTCCACCGTTTCCCATGCCCTGGCCCGATTGCGCGAGCAGCTGGACGACCCGCTGTTCGTGCAGAGCCGCGACGGCATGCAGCCCACCCCCAGGGCCCAGGCCCTGGCCCCGGCCTTTGGCCAGGCGCTGAGCCTGGTGGAGGAGGCGGTCAGCCAGCGCCAGCGCTTCGTGCCTGCCGAGGCCCAGCGCCGTTTCACCCTGGCCGGCGGCAGCTATTTCGACATGGTGCTGCTGCCGCCGCTGATGGCGGCCCTGGCCGAGCAGGCGCCGGGAGTCAGCCTGCGGCTGACCGGACTGGGGCCAAGCGACTACGAAAAGGAGCTGGAGGAAGGGGAGCTGGATCTGGTGGTGGGCTTCGCGGCGCCGCGGCATCTGTCCCATCGCCTGGCCAGGGTGGAGCTGGTCACCGAGTCCCTGAGCCTGCTGTCCGGCCGGCCGCTGCCGGCCGAGCTGAGCCCGGCCTGGCTGGGGGAGCAGCAGCATATCTACCCGTCCGACTGGGGCCACAGCCAGCTGCTGCTGGACAACTGGCTCAGGCTGCACGGGGTCGAGCGGCGCATCCGGTTGCAGGTGCCGGACTTCCTGGCCGTGCCCGGCCTGCTGGCGCGCACCGAGCTGGTGGTGGTGCTGCCCAGCGCCGTGGCCAGGCAGTTCGCCGAGCAGCACGGCCTGCACGAACGGGCCCTGCCTGAGGCGGCGCTGCGCTTCACCCAGGTGCTGGCCTGGCATCCCAGATTCGCCGTGGATCCCGGCCTGGTCTGGCTTAAGTCTCAGATCCTGGCGGTGGCCGCCCACCCCTAG
- a CDS encoding EamA family transporter produces the protein MLKNYLFLLGVGLIWGSQFLFQQKAVASLPPLWVGAGRALVGCITLVLICQLLDLRAKKKQWGMYHLIGFLEATVPFVLVAWGQQYLDTAVAAILMGTIPFFAILLSPLLVAGARITLAGLGSVVLGFGGVLTLFAPQLGAGVNAEIWGALAIVVASACFAVALLLLKRLDGEDPLIIARNVLIAATGQLLLVALVMAPIGSFEPTLPSLGSVIYLGVMCAGVVYFLYMVLIRHAGPVFASLSNYLVPLVGVILAATLNSEELATTTWAALVIILAAVGINQLGASKAAEA, from the coding sequence ATGCTCAAGAATTACCTCTTCCTGCTGGGCGTGGGCCTGATCTGGGGTTCCCAGTTCCTGTTCCAGCAAAAGGCCGTGGCCAGCCTGCCGCCGCTGTGGGTCGGCGCTGGCCGCGCCCTGGTGGGCTGCATCACCCTGGTGCTGATCTGCCAGCTGCTCGACCTCAGGGCCAAGAAGAAACAGTGGGGCATGTACCACCTGATCGGCTTTTTGGAAGCGACAGTGCCCTTCGTGCTGGTGGCCTGGGGCCAGCAGTACCTGGACACGGCCGTGGCCGCCATCCTCATGGGCACCATCCCCTTCTTCGCCATACTGCTGAGCCCGCTGCTGGTGGCCGGCGCCCGCATCACCCTGGCCGGCCTCGGCTCTGTGGTGCTGGGCTTCGGTGGCGTGCTGACGCTGTTCGCCCCCCAGCTTGGCGCCGGCGTCAACGCCGAGATCTGGGGCGCCCTGGCCATAGTGGTCGCCTCGGCCTGCTTCGCCGTGGCGCTGCTGCTGCTCAAGCGCCTGGACGGCGAAGATCCGCTGATCATCGCCCGCAACGTGCTGATCGCCGCCACCGGCCAGCTGCTGCTGGTCGCCCTGGTGATGGCGCCCATCGGCAGCTTCGAGCCGACGCTGCCGAGCCTGGGCTCGGTGATCTACCTGGGCGTGATGTGTGCCGGCGTCGTCTATTTCCTGTACATGGTGCTGATCCGCCACGCCGGCCCGGTGTTCGCCTCGCTGTCCAACTACCTGGTGCCCCTGGTCGGGGTGATCCTGGCCGCCACCCTCAACAGCGAGGAGCTGGCCACCACCACCTGGGCCGCCCTGGTGATCATCCTGGCCGCCGTCGGTATCAACCAGCTCGGCGCCAGTAAGGCAGCCGAAGCCTGA
- a CDS encoding DMT family transporter has product MPRRYLPELLLLAAVWGASFLFMRVSAPAFGPVPLIAIRVGVAALVLLPVLLWRRQGRAMLAQTKPLVVVGLVNSALPFSLFAFATLYLSAGLTAIVNSTAPLWTALVAFALWHERLSARRLLGILIGLGGMCILVWDKLGMSDALWAIGAGVLASLCYGFGANYTKRYLPGVPALVTTVGSQITATLMLLPLAVWLWPTASIPSQAWLAAIALGVLCTGLAYLLFFRLINHVGPGNAVMVTFLIPIFGAFWGNLFLDEPVTLTMVLGGAVILFGTAYSMGVLRLGRAKAAAEGESA; this is encoded by the coding sequence ATGCCACGCCGTTACCTGCCCGAACTCTTGCTGCTCGCCGCCGTCTGGGGGGCGTCCTTCCTCTTCATGCGGGTGTCGGCCCCGGCCTTTGGCCCGGTGCCACTGATCGCCATCCGGGTCGGCGTCGCCGCCCTGGTGCTGCTGCCGGTCCTTTTGTGGCGCCGCCAGGGCCGGGCGATGCTGGCCCAGACCAAGCCCCTGGTCGTGGTCGGCCTCGTCAACTCGGCGCTGCCGTTCAGCCTGTTCGCCTTCGCCACCCTTTACCTGAGCGCCGGCCTGACCGCCATCGTCAATTCCACGGCGCCGCTGTGGACGGCCCTGGTGGCCTTCGCCCTCTGGCACGAAAGGCTCAGCGCCCGCCGCCTGCTTGGCATCCTCATCGGCCTGGGTGGCATGTGCATACTGGTGTGGGACAAGCTGGGCATGAGTGATGCCCTCTGGGCCATAGGCGCCGGGGTGCTGGCCTCGCTCTGCTATGGTTTCGGCGCCAACTACACCAAGCGTTACCTGCCCGGGGTGCCGGCCCTGGTCACCACGGTCGGCAGCCAGATCACCGCCACCCTGATGCTGCTGCCCCTGGCCGTCTGGCTGTGGCCCACCGCCAGCATCCCCAGCCAGGCCTGGCTGGCCGCCATCGCCCTGGGCGTGCTCTGCACCGGCCTGGCCTACCTGCTGTTCTTCCGGCTCATCAACCATGTGGGCCCGGGCAATGCCGTCATGGTCACCTTCCTGATCCCCATCTTCGGCGCCTTCTGGGGCAACCTGTTCCTGGACGAACCGGTCACCCTGACCATGGTGCTGGGCGGCGCCGTGATCCTGTTCGGCACCGCCTATTCCATGGGGGTGTTACGGCTGGGCAGAGCCAAGGCGGCGGCCGAAGGCGAGTCGGCTTGA
- the hutI gene encoding imidazolonepropionase, with protein MSSDWDWLIVNVNLATMADQGNIQDAALAVRDGRIAWLGSKAELPALDPLLPVVDGKGGWLLPGLIDCHTHLVYGGSRAREFAMRLEGASYEDIARAGGGIMSTVRATREASEEELYHGARARLRALLDEGVTTVEVKSGYGLALEAELKCLKVARLLGEQMPQRIRTTFLGAHAVPAEHKDDPDAYLDQVCDEMLPAVAEQDLADAVDAFCEGIGFSLEQTRKVFEAAQKHGLPVKLHAEQLSNLGGSELAASFKALSVDHLEYLDEAGIKAIKDSGTVAVLLPGAFYFLRETKLPPLELLRQYQVPMAIATDINPGTSPLSSALLMLNMACTLLRMTTDEALKGMTIHAAQALGMADQVGSLEVGKQADLALWAIAEPAELCYQFGVRPLTQLWIGGREVPGIRR; from the coding sequence ATGTCGTCGGATTGGGATTGGCTGATCGTCAACGTGAACCTGGCCACCATGGCGGACCAGGGCAACATCCAGGATGCCGCCCTGGCGGTACGGGACGGGCGCATCGCCTGGCTGGGCAGCAAGGCCGAGCTGCCCGCCCTGGACCCGCTGCTGCCGGTGGTGGACGGCAAGGGTGGCTGGCTGCTGCCCGGCCTCATCGATTGCCACACCCACCTGGTCTACGGCGGCAGCCGGGCCCGGGAATTCGCCATGCGCCTGGAGGGGGCCAGCTACGAGGACATCGCCAGGGCCGGCGGCGGCATCATGAGCACGGTGCGGGCCACCCGTGAGGCAAGCGAAGAGGAGCTCTATCATGGCGCCCGGGCCAGGCTCAGGGCGCTGCTGGACGAGGGCGTCACCACGGTGGAGGTGAAATCCGGCTATGGCCTGGCGCTGGAGGCCGAGCTCAAGTGCCTGAAGGTGGCCCGGCTGCTGGGCGAGCAGATGCCCCAGCGCATCCGTACCACCTTCCTGGGCGCCCACGCCGTGCCCGCCGAGCACAAGGACGACCCGGACGCCTATCTCGACCAGGTCTGCGACGAGATGCTGCCGGCCGTGGCCGAGCAGGATCTCGCCGACGCCGTGGACGCCTTCTGCGAGGGCATCGGCTTCTCCCTGGAGCAGACCCGCAAGGTGTTCGAGGCGGCCCAAAAGCACGGTCTGCCGGTCAAGCTGCACGCCGAGCAGCTCTCCAACCTGGGCGGCTCCGAGCTGGCGGCCTCCTTTAAGGCCCTGTCCGTGGATCACCTGGAGTACCTGGACGAGGCCGGCATCAAGGCCATCAAGGACAGCGGCACCGTCGCCGTGCTGCTGCCGGGCGCCTTCTACTTCCTGCGCGAGACCAAGCTGCCGCCCCTGGAACTGCTGCGCCAGTACCAGGTGCCCATGGCCATCGCCACCGACATCAACCCCGGCACCTCGCCGCTGAGCTCGGCGCTGCTGATGCTGAACATGGCCTGCACCCTGCTGCGGATGACCACGGACGAGGCGCTGAAGGGCATGACCATCCACGCCGCCCAGGCCCTGGGCATGGCCGACCAGGTGGGCAGCCTGGAGGTGGGCAAGCAGGCGGATCTGGCGCTGTGGGCCATTGCGGAGCCGGCGGAGCTCTGTTATCAATTCGGCGTGCGGCCGTTGACCCAGCTTTGGATCGGCGGCAGAGAAGTGCCCGGCATCCGTCGCTGA
- the hutC gene encoding histidine utilization repressor — MATAKFEQIRRHLCDAIDQGSLAPGDAVPSENALAERFGVSRMTARRALTALVDGGVLERRQGQGTFVAELKTQSSMLAIRNIADEIAERGHGHSAQVLALESRPAPLEVARALGLAEGTALAFSRILHLDNDLPVQLEERFVNPALVPDYLAQDFGRHTPHEYLSQVAPLTAAHHWVEAVAANAEQSAWLAVQEKTPLLKLTRLTAARQGAVSLARLYHPGDRYRLGGEITIKTTLGETL; from the coding sequence ATGGCCACCGCCAAATTCGAACAGATCCGCCGTCATCTCTGCGACGCCATCGACCAGGGCAGCCTGGCCCCGGGGGACGCCGTGCCCTCGGAAAACGCCCTGGCCGAGCGGTTCGGCGTGTCGCGGATGACCGCCCGCCGGGCCCTCACCGCCCTGGTGGACGGCGGCGTGCTGGAAAGGCGCCAGGGCCAGGGTACCTTCGTGGCCGAACTTAAGACCCAGAGCTCCATGCTGGCCATCCGCAATATAGCCGACGAGATAGCCGAGCGCGGCCACGGCCATTCGGCCCAGGTGCTGGCCCTGGAGAGTCGCCCGGCCCCGCTTGAGGTGGCCCGGGCCCTGGGGCTGGCCGAGGGCACGGCGCTGGCCTTCTCCCGCATCCTGCACCTGGACAACGATCTCCCGGTGCAGCTGGAGGAACGCTTCGTGAACCCGGCCCTGGTCCCGGACTACCTGGCCCAGGACTTCGGCCGGCACACGCCCCACGAATACCTCAGCCAGGTGGCACCGCTGACCGCCGCCCACCACTGGGTGGAGGCCGTGGCCGCCAATGCCGAGCAATCGGCCTGGCTGGCTGTCCAAGAAAAGACACCACTGCTGAAACTGACCCGGTTGACCGCCGCCCGCCAGGGCGCGGTCAGCCTGGCCCGACTCTACCACCCGGGCGATCGCTACCGCCTGGGCGGCGAAATCACCATTAAAACCACATTGGGGGAAACACTATGA
- the hutU gene encoding urocanate hydratase — MTDPRIDESRVIRAPHGSQLRCKSWLTEAALRMLMNNLDPDVAEHPQGLVVYGGIGRAARNWACFDKIVEVLQRLEDDETLLVQSGKPVGVFKTHADAPRVLIANSNLVPHWANWEHFNELDKKGLMMYGQMTAGSWIYIGSQGIVQGTYETFVAVAKQHFGGEARGKWILTGGLGGMGGAQPLAGTMAGFSMIAVECDETRIDFRLRTRYVDRKATTLDEALAIVQEAHARGEAVSVGLLANAADVFAELVEKNITPDVVTDQTSAHDPLNGYLPQGWTMEHAAEMRKQDEAAVVKAAKQSMAVQVRAMLALQERGAATLDYGNNIRQMAFEEGVENAFDFPGFVPAYIRPLFCEGIGPFRWAALSGDPEDIYKTDAKVKELIPDNPHLHNWLDMARERIAFQGLPARICWVGLKDRARLALAFNEMVRNGELKAPIVIGRDHLDSGSVASPNRETESMMDGSDAVSDWPLLNALLNTAGGATWVSLHHGGGVGMGFSQHAGVVIVADGTDAAHARLGRVLRNDPATGVMRHADAGYDIAKNCAREQGLDLPMLEK; from the coding sequence ATGACCGACCCGCGTATCGACGAAAGCCGCGTGATCCGTGCGCCCCACGGCTCACAACTGCGCTGCAAGAGCTGGCTGACCGAAGCCGCCCTGCGCATGCTGATGAACAACCTGGATCCGGACGTGGCCGAGCATCCCCAGGGCCTGGTGGTGTACGGCGGCATCGGCCGCGCCGCCCGCAACTGGGCCTGCTTCGACAAGATAGTGGAGGTGCTGCAGCGCCTGGAAGACGACGAGACCCTGCTGGTCCAGTCCGGCAAGCCGGTCGGCGTCTTCAAGACCCATGCCGACGCCCCCCGGGTGCTGATCGCCAACTCCAACCTGGTGCCCCACTGGGCCAACTGGGAGCACTTCAACGAGCTGGATAAGAAGGGCCTGATGATGTACGGCCAGATGACCGCCGGCTCCTGGATCTACATCGGCTCCCAGGGCATCGTCCAGGGTACCTACGAGACCTTCGTGGCCGTGGCCAAGCAGCACTTCGGCGGCGAGGCCCGTGGCAAGTGGATCCTCACCGGCGGCCTCGGCGGCATGGGCGGCGCCCAGCCCCTGGCCGGCACCATGGCCGGCTTCTCCATGATTGCCGTGGAGTGCGACGAGACCCGCATCGACTTCCGCCTGCGCACCCGCTACGTGGACCGCAAGGCCACCACCCTGGATGAGGCCCTGGCCATAGTCCAGGAAGCCCACGCCAGGGGCGAGGCCGTGTCCGTGGGCCTGCTGGCCAACGCCGCCGACGTCTTCGCCGAGCTGGTCGAGAAGAACATCACCCCGGACGTGGTCACCGACCAGACCTCCGCCCATGACCCCCTGAACGGCTACCTGCCCCAGGGCTGGACCATGGAGCACGCCGCCGAGATGCGCAAGCAGGACGAGGCCGCCGTGGTCAAGGCCGCCAAGCAGTCCATGGCCGTACAGGTCCGCGCCATGCTGGCCCTGCAGGAGCGCGGCGCCGCCACCCTGGATTACGGCAACAACATCCGCCAGATGGCCTTCGAGGAAGGTGTCGAGAACGCCTTCGACTTCCCCGGCTTCGTACCGGCCTACATCCGCCCGCTGTTCTGCGAAGGCATAGGTCCCTTCCGCTGGGCAGCCCTGTCCGGCGACCCGGAGGACATCTACAAGACCGACGCCAAGGTCAAGGAGCTGATCCCCGACAATCCGCACCTGCACAACTGGCTGGACATGGCCCGCGAGCGCATCGCCTTCCAGGGCCTGCCGGCGCGGATCTGCTGGGTCGGCCTCAAGGACCGTGCCCGCCTGGCCCTGGCCTTCAACGAGATGGTCAGAAACGGCGAGCTCAAGGCCCCCATCGTCATCGGCCGTGACCACCTGGATTCCGGCTCCGTGGCCAGCCCCAACCGCGAGACCGAGTCCATGATGGACGGCTCCGACGCCGTGTCCGACTGGCCGCTGCTGAACGCCCTGCTCAACACCGCCGGTGGCGCCACCTGGGTGTCCCTGCACCATGGCGGCGGCGTCGGCATGGGCTTCAGCCAACACGCCGGCGTGGTCATCGTGGCCGACGGCACCGATGCCGCCCACGCCCGCCTCGGCCGGGTGCTGCGCAACGACCCGGCTACCGGTGTCATGCGTCACGCCGATGCCGGCTACGACATCGCCAAGAACTGTGCCCGCGAACAGGGCCTCGACCTGCCCATGCTGGAGAAGTGA